Proteins encoded by one window of Primulina huaijiensis isolate GDHJ02 chromosome 1, ASM1229523v2, whole genome shotgun sequence:
- the LOC140979841 gene encoding uncharacterized protein isoform X2 has product MKASKSSRWLLKKQHFLFDRGSYGAKMTQMPLMVVVCILTLFIIYRTTNYQYQQTEDAGSAISGLNSLPRGIIEDRSDLELKPLWTTSSSRSKVNSWSSKSLLAIPVGIKQKENVNTIVQKFLSENFTIILFHYDGNLDGWWDLEWSSEATHIVAHNQTKWWFAKRFLHPAIVSVYDYLFLWDEDLGVDNFHPGRYLEIVKSEGLEISQPALDPNSTGIHHRITVRNRMNQFHRRVYDVRGSINCSEESEGPPCTGFVEGMAPVFSRLAWHCAWHLIQNDLVHGWGMDMKLGYCAQGDRTRNVGIVDSEYIVHQSIQTLGGQPATKVSNLEESSKRRHGIDMRLEIRRQSTIELQKFKERWEEAIREDENWVDPFPSSPIPDHRRNE; this is encoded by the exons ATGAAGGCATCCAAATCATCGAGATGGCTGTTGAAGAAACAGCATTTTTTATTTGACCGG GGATCATATGGAGCAAAGATGACACAGATGCCATTGATGGTAGTTGTGTGCATATTAACACTGTTCATCATATATAGGACCACTAATTATCAGTATCAACAGACAGAG GACGCAGGTTCAGCTATTTCTGGTTTGAACAGTTTGCCTCGAGGTATCATTGAAGACAGGTCAGACCTGGAATTAAAGCCATTGTGGACTACAAGCAGCTCGAGGTCAAAG GTCAATAGCTGGAGCTCTAAATCTTTGCTGGCAATACCTGTTGGGATTAAACAGAAGGAGAATGTTAATACCATTGTTCAAAAG TTTCTTTCAGAAAATTTTACAATTATTTTGTTCCACTATGATGGTAACTTGGATGGATGGTGGGACCTGGAGTGGAGTAGTGAAGCCACGCATATCGTTGCCCATAACCAAACAAAATG GTGGTTTGCAAAACGTTTTCTACATCCTGCTATTGTTTCTGTCTATGATTACTTATTCCTCTGGGATGAAGATTTAGGGGTGGACAATTTCCACCCTGGAAG ATATCTGGAAATAGTAAAATCAGAAGGGCTTGAGATATCCCAGCCAGCTTTGGACCCAAATTCTACTGGTATACATCACAGGATCACAGTAAGAAACAGAATGAATCAATTTCACAG AAGAGTCTATGATGTAAGAGGTAGTATCAACTGTTCAGAAGAAAGCGAGGGTCCACCATGCACTGG GTTTGTGGAAGGAATGGCTCCTGTGTTTTCAAGATTGGCTTGGCATTGTGCCTGGCATTTGATACAG AATGATCTTGTTCATGGATGGGGAATGGACATGAAACTCGGCTATTGTGCACAG GGAGATCGTACAAGAAATGTGGGAATAGTTGATAGTGAATACATAGTTCATCAAAGCATACAAACATTGGGTGGTCAACCTGCAACAAAG GTTTCAAATCTTGAGGAGAGCTCAAAG AGGCGGCACGGGATCGACATGAGATTAGAG ATTCGAAGGCAATCAACGATAGAACTTCAAAAATTTAAGGAGCGATGGGAAGAAGCTATTAGAGAAGATGAGAACTGGGTCGACCCATTTCCTTCTTCGCCGATACCTGATCATAGGCGCAACGAATAA
- the LOC140979841 gene encoding uncharacterized protein isoform X1, protein MKASKSSRWLLKKQHFLFDRGSYGAKMTQMPLMVVVCILTLFIIYRTTNYQYQQTEMESKLHSFYASKDAGSAISGLNSLPRGIIEDRSDLELKPLWTTSSSRSKVNSWSSKSLLAIPVGIKQKENVNTIVQKFLSENFTIILFHYDGNLDGWWDLEWSSEATHIVAHNQTKWWFAKRFLHPAIVSVYDYLFLWDEDLGVDNFHPGRYLEIVKSEGLEISQPALDPNSTGIHHRITVRNRMNQFHRRVYDVRGSINCSEESEGPPCTGFVEGMAPVFSRLAWHCAWHLIQNDLVHGWGMDMKLGYCAQGDRTRNVGIVDSEYIVHQSIQTLGGQPATKVSNLEESSKRRHGIDMRLEIRRQSTIELQKFKERWEEAIREDENWVDPFPSSPIPDHRRNE, encoded by the exons ATGAAGGCATCCAAATCATCGAGATGGCTGTTGAAGAAACAGCATTTTTTATTTGACCGG GGATCATATGGAGCAAAGATGACACAGATGCCATTGATGGTAGTTGTGTGCATATTAACACTGTTCATCATATATAGGACCACTAATTATCAGTATCAACAGACAGAG ATGGAGTCAAAATTGCATAGTTTTTACGCATCAAAG GACGCAGGTTCAGCTATTTCTGGTTTGAACAGTTTGCCTCGAGGTATCATTGAAGACAGGTCAGACCTGGAATTAAAGCCATTGTGGACTACAAGCAGCTCGAGGTCAAAG GTCAATAGCTGGAGCTCTAAATCTTTGCTGGCAATACCTGTTGGGATTAAACAGAAGGAGAATGTTAATACCATTGTTCAAAAG TTTCTTTCAGAAAATTTTACAATTATTTTGTTCCACTATGATGGTAACTTGGATGGATGGTGGGACCTGGAGTGGAGTAGTGAAGCCACGCATATCGTTGCCCATAACCAAACAAAATG GTGGTTTGCAAAACGTTTTCTACATCCTGCTATTGTTTCTGTCTATGATTACTTATTCCTCTGGGATGAAGATTTAGGGGTGGACAATTTCCACCCTGGAAG ATATCTGGAAATAGTAAAATCAGAAGGGCTTGAGATATCCCAGCCAGCTTTGGACCCAAATTCTACTGGTATACATCACAGGATCACAGTAAGAAACAGAATGAATCAATTTCACAG AAGAGTCTATGATGTAAGAGGTAGTATCAACTGTTCAGAAGAAAGCGAGGGTCCACCATGCACTGG GTTTGTGGAAGGAATGGCTCCTGTGTTTTCAAGATTGGCTTGGCATTGTGCCTGGCATTTGATACAG AATGATCTTGTTCATGGATGGGGAATGGACATGAAACTCGGCTATTGTGCACAG GGAGATCGTACAAGAAATGTGGGAATAGTTGATAGTGAATACATAGTTCATCAAAGCATACAAACATTGGGTGGTCAACCTGCAACAAAG GTTTCAAATCTTGAGGAGAGCTCAAAG AGGCGGCACGGGATCGACATGAGATTAGAG ATTCGAAGGCAATCAACGATAGAACTTCAAAAATTTAAGGAGCGATGGGAAGAAGCTATTAGAGAAGATGAGAACTGGGTCGACCCATTTCCTTCTTCGCCGATACCTGATCATAGGCGCAACGAATAA